The following are encoded together in the Nocardioides sp. Arc9.136 genome:
- a CDS encoding single-stranded DNA-binding protein has protein sequence MSNETTVTLQGWVGGDVALRQAGDAQVASFRVGATPRRFSRRTGEWGDGETQWYTVNAWRALGENVAASVRRGDPVVVHGRLNVSTWVSTAGVEVTSFEVEATFVGHDLARGTSAFTRTQRPQRPEGQGPAPAVSTEGAAAEGATPTAETVAA, from the coding sequence GTGAGCAACGAGACGACCGTGACGCTGCAGGGATGGGTCGGCGGGGACGTGGCCCTCCGCCAGGCCGGCGACGCCCAGGTGGCCAGCTTCCGCGTGGGCGCGACCCCGCGCCGGTTCTCCCGCAGGACGGGGGAGTGGGGCGACGGCGAGACGCAGTGGTACACCGTCAACGCCTGGCGGGCGCTGGGGGAGAACGTGGCCGCGTCGGTGCGCCGCGGTGACCCGGTCGTCGTGCACGGCCGCCTCAACGTCAGCACCTGGGTCAGCACGGCGGGCGTGGAGGTCACCTCCTTCGAGGTCGAGGCGACCTTCGTGGGCCACGACCTGGCCCGCGGCACCAGCGCCTTCACCAGGACACAGCGTCCCCAGAGGCCCGAGGGGCAGGGACCCGCGCCCGCGGTCTCGACCGAGGGCGCCGCTGCGGAGGGTGCCACGCCGACGGCCGAGACGGTGGCCGCCTGA